Proteins encoded by one window of Flexibacter flexilis DSM 6793:
- a CDS encoding anthranilate synthase component II, which produces MADRTRYDLNGQIVAYLPPKSCFAMLQPRILLLDNFDSFTYNLADYMGRLGANCHVVRNNIPFEEIINQQYDAVLLSPGPGEPAQAGCLMQIIAHYENRLPILGICLGHQALGLHFGAKLRRAAKPMHGKTSVIQTHLSNPKTLFVGLPPQMEVVRYHSLILEELPECLRVTACTTDAEIMGFVHETLPIEGLQFHPEAILTQYGLEMLGHWLKRNVMPVTT; this is translated from the coding sequence ATGGCAGATAGAACCCGATACGATTTAAACGGGCAAATTGTTGCATATTTGCCGCCCAAATCATGTTTTGCTATGCTGCAACCGCGTATTTTGTTGTTAGATAATTTCGACTCATTCACCTACAATTTGGCCGATTACATGGGGCGTTTGGGTGCAAATTGCCACGTCGTGCGCAATAACATTCCTTTTGAGGAGATTATTAACCAACAATATGATGCAGTTTTGCTTTCGCCAGGCCCTGGTGAACCTGCGCAAGCGGGTTGCCTGATGCAAATTATAGCGCATTACGAAAACCGTTTGCCGATACTGGGCATTTGCTTGGGTCATCAGGCTTTGGGCTTGCATTTTGGGGCAAAGTTGCGACGTGCGGCCAAGCCCATGCACGGCAAAACGTCTGTTATCCAGACACATTTATCCAACCCCAAAACCCTATTTGTAGGGTTACCGCCGCAAATGGAAGTAGTGCGTTATCATTCTCTTATTTTGGAAGAATTACCTGAATGCCTGCGAGTTACGGCCTGCACTACCGACGCGGAAATCATGGGTTTTGTTCACGAAACCTTGCCCATCGAGGGGCTACAATTTCACCCAGAAGCCATTCTCACACAATACGGCTTGGAAATGCTCGGCCATTGGCTGAAACGCAACGTAATGCCTGTAACTACCTGA
- a CDS encoding amidohydrolase family protein, which translates to MSKTTNSLKTCILALMAAWPALSFGQVPSPAPAQSKPLLLVGATIHTATGRVVENGLMGFENGRLTVIADAIQTSEKAKYEIVDVTGKHIYPGLIVPNTTLGLSEIEAVRATLDFREVGAVNPHVRALIAYNTDSDITPTVRSNGVLMAQVTPRGGLVSGQSSIVQLDAWNWEDATYKADDGIHINWPASFRRTGWWAEPGGVEQNKVHDKNVAELSQLFDDAISYKNQKEVVKNLKLAAMQGLFDGSKTLFVHTDAAKDIMEAVRFAKGKQVKKIVLVGGSQSYQITDFLKDNKVAVVINRMHRLPESDDEDVYLPYKLPSLLQKAGVLYCIDMEGNQEASEARNLPFQAGTATAFGLEKEEALAAISLNTAKVLGIDARVGSLEAGKDATFLVCDGDLLDVRTNNVVQAYIQGRQIDLSNKQKALFKKFSDKYAK; encoded by the coding sequence ATGAGTAAAACGACAAACTCGCTGAAAACCTGCATTTTGGCTCTAATGGCGGCATGGCCTGCCCTGAGCTTCGGACAAGTGCCAAGTCCTGCGCCTGCGCAATCCAAACCACTTTTGTTGGTGGGCGCGACCATTCACACGGCTACGGGACGCGTAGTCGAAAATGGGCTAATGGGTTTTGAAAATGGCCGCCTGACGGTGATTGCCGACGCGATTCAGACATCCGAAAAAGCCAAATATGAGATTGTAGATGTAACAGGCAAACATATTTACCCAGGTCTTATCGTGCCCAATACTACACTGGGGCTTTCGGAAATTGAGGCCGTACGCGCTACACTGGATTTTCGGGAAGTGGGCGCAGTGAACCCGCACGTAAGGGCTTTAATTGCCTATAACACAGACTCTGACATTACGCCAACCGTGCGCAGCAATGGCGTTTTGATGGCGCAAGTTACGCCGCGTGGCGGGTTGGTTTCGGGGCAGTCGTCTATCGTGCAGCTCGACGCGTGGAACTGGGAAGATGCCACTTACAAAGCCGACGACGGCATACACATCAACTGGCCTGCGTCTTTTCGCAGAACGGGTTGGTGGGCAGAACCAGGGGGCGTGGAACAAAATAAAGTTCATGATAAAAATGTAGCCGAACTCAGCCAATTGTTTGATGATGCCATTTCTTATAAAAACCAAAAAGAGGTTGTCAAAAATCTAAAATTGGCGGCCATGCAAGGGCTTTTTGATGGCTCAAAAACATTGTTTGTACACACGGACGCAGCCAAAGACATCATGGAAGCGGTTCGGTTTGCGAAAGGAAAACAAGTAAAGAAAATCGTGTTGGTGGGCGGCTCTCAATCCTATCAAATCACTGATTTTCTGAAAGATAACAAAGTAGCAGTGGTTATTAATCGTATGCACCGCTTGCCCGAATCCGACGACGAAGACGTTTATTTGCCTTACAAATTGCCGTCGTTGTTGCAAAAAGCAGGCGTTTTGTATTGCATAGACATGGAAGGCAACCAAGAAGCCAGCGAAGCGCGTAACTTGCCGTTTCAGGCGGGAACGGCTACCGCGTTTGGTTTGGAAAAAGAAGAAGCATTGGCCGCTATCAGCCTGAACACTGCCAAAGTGTTGGGCATTGATGCGCGTGTCGGTAGCTTGGAGGCGGGCAAAGATGCTACGTTTTTGGTGTGCGATGGCGATTTGCTCGACGTGCGTACCAACAATGTGGTACAGGCTTACATTCAAGGCCGCCAAATTGATTTGAGCAACAAACAAAAAGCATTGTTCAAGAAATTTTCGGACAAATACGCCAAATAA
- a CDS encoding replication-associated recombination protein A yields the protein MFEPSLPLAERMRPYSLEQFTGQAHLVGENGVLRRVISSGIVPSMIFWGPPGVGKTTLANIIAAQVKMPFQMLSAVSTGVKDVREVIERAKQTGKRTILFIDEIHHFNKSQQDALLAAVEKGQITLIGATTENPSFEVNAALLSRCQVYVLEALTEENLLELLRQAIAQDKWLQQFTIHLKETDKLLLLSGGDARKLLNLFELVVEMSDVGSTVEITDELVQHVAQTQTARYDKVGEQHYDIASAFIKSLRGSDPNAAVYWLARMLEGGENLKFIARRMLIMASEDIGNANPTAMILANNCFQAVAAVGYPEAEIILSQTAVYLACSAKSNASYMAIKTARQLVRQTGDLPVPLHLRNAPTNLMKQQGYGKNYEYSHNYENHFSVQQYLPDAISYKKLYEPANNPRENEMRMQLRKLWNDKYGY from the coding sequence ATGTTTGAACCATCATTGCCGTTAGCCGAACGAATGCGCCCGTATTCGTTGGAGCAGTTTACGGGACAGGCGCATCTTGTGGGCGAAAATGGCGTATTACGTCGTGTGATTAGTAGTGGTATTGTGCCGTCTATGATTTTCTGGGGGCCTCCTGGCGTGGGTAAAACCACGCTGGCCAACATCATCGCGGCACAAGTAAAAATGCCGTTTCAGATGCTCAGTGCCGTGAGTACGGGCGTGAAAGACGTGCGCGAAGTGATAGAGCGTGCCAAGCAGACGGGCAAACGCACGATTTTGTTTATTGACGAAATTCATCATTTCAATAAAAGCCAACAAGATGCGTTGCTGGCAGCCGTCGAGAAAGGCCAAATTACGCTCATTGGCGCAACCACCGAAAACCCTTCGTTTGAAGTGAATGCGGCGTTGCTTTCGCGTTGTCAAGTCTATGTCTTAGAAGCACTTACCGAAGAAAATTTGCTGGAACTTTTGCGCCAAGCCATTGCCCAAGACAAGTGGTTACAACAATTTACTATTCACCTGAAAGAAACTGATAAATTGCTGTTGCTGTCGGGTGGAGATGCGCGTAAGTTACTGAATTTGTTTGAGTTGGTGGTTGAAATGTCCGACGTGGGCAGCACCGTAGAAATTACGGACGAGTTGGTGCAACACGTAGCCCAAACCCAAACGGCGCGTTACGACAAAGTCGGCGAACAGCACTACGACATTGCGTCGGCGTTTATTAAATCGTTGCGCGGCTCAGACCCCAACGCGGCGGTTTATTGGTTGGCGCGTATGCTCGAAGGGGGCGAAAATCTCAAATTTATTGCCCGCCGAATGCTGATTATGGCTTCCGAAGACATCGGCAACGCCAACCCAACGGCCATGATTTTGGCGAATAATTGCTTTCAGGCGGTGGCGGCTGTGGGCTACCCAGAAGCCGAAATTATTTTGTCGCAAACGGCTGTGTATCTGGCTTGTTCGGCCAAAAGTAACGCCTCGTACATGGCCATCAAGACGGCGCGGCAACTCGTGCGCCAAACGGGAGATTTGCCTGTGCCCTTGCATTTGCGCAACGCGCCTACGAATCTGATGAAGCAGCAAGGTTATGGCAAAAATTACGAGTATTCGCACAATTACGAAAATCATTTTTCGGTGCAACAATACTTACCCGATGCTATTTCCTACAAAAAATTGTATGAACCAGCCAACAACCCGCGCGAAAACGAAATGCGAATGCAATTGCGCAAACTTTGGAACGATAAATACGGATATTAA
- a CDS encoding OmpA family protein, which produces MVAAFLLICCLPTAYVQAQAKQDLEDYLEVADELFAQENFDEAKLYYEKAAKHYQYDGYSAFKLAECYNKLYDYPKASEWYGKAYDREGAKFPQALLMKASILKMDGKYEEAKKTLERFEVDYKPEKPEDTMLVRRAIIEDEGVQMALEKPPAAQLTDYEFKPLSNVINSKYPEFAAVIYDADSTIVVTSHNPASQGRNIDPRLGMPFSDNMRYELKGGTWREMKKNDNFNVINTIINDGAGVFNKDRTKYYYTSCFEGNGECMIYVSSLVKGKWQKPVKLNTNINKPNCENKHPALSATGDTLFFVSTREGGLGMNDIWYSTSTGGNDTWTAPVNMGDKVNTPFEEMSPFYFSDKNALFFSSRGFKGLGGLDIYMYAMDGTNKLINLGKPFNSPRDDFYFVMGGKYGYMSSNRTGDGSNYDIYTFRTDNKRELLASLEQEGLTDVVVTASASKKRYSDDDLALQSSQAFQQLTPEQQSQILRFMAAKVAATNYAGDAAGLEEKDKFFYEKLPAEEKARLDRYGLYKVVQSYYAADPDLKAKDEEYLTSLPLEDQARLERLIMSQIAKLLEEKDQPLKAKDRLFLEKQSIEAKNAIDRMTRYRNFRNIYIHDPSLQAEDEAFYKNLPADVRNAVDRMAKSRNGDKIYALTPALKEQDDRFYSNLTLEERNKIDRIIAFKLMEEAYAKDPTLKLKDKLYYDKLSPEERASVDRIIAARISNVQYQKDVNLREKEKDYYTKLPQSEKNRIERMAAMRLMTLVYDDGTINLLNADLLHYQELPTEQRLAVERWAAARAGKYFYGDNDALLKEDELVYQNLPPNIRELVDKLIESRLAGKYKNEDTKIKAKDRVTYRKMAPEERDQVARIVDAMAKRNAHDDDLKLKEKDNFYYQNLDAEAKEELERSVANRLANMRAADDLQLKEKNDFNYRGLSAEEKARIDRIIEARLGHGVYGNDELLKKEDDLYYKNLPYSSKTAINKMIAHRRSGKKTVVDDLALSEKDKFYYQQLEAEDRKRIDRIIESLLGHNVYSRDPALKEEDEQFYKNLSPEQKASIDAIVAARRKATAKKGEDLTAGLLEKDKNYYYSLSPEEKERLNRMVQERLGKDVYEGDKAHFKKGDDLYYKNLTPEAKAAMDNIINTRTATKLVLSDGELRAGHYHGEPAMMGRVFFDANQTNIRVDGYKFLDHLATHLKQHPEKRLYILAHSDSFGNDDYNLELSKKRAKNAKEYLTKRGVKTTIVMPEGKGEAFPLMPNTTAYGRKMNRRAEFYVVDK; this is translated from the coding sequence TTGGTCGCAGCATTTTTATTAATATGCTGCTTGCCAACGGCTTACGTGCAGGCGCAAGCCAAGCAAGATTTGGAGGATTACTTAGAAGTAGCCGACGAACTTTTTGCACAAGAAAATTTTGACGAAGCAAAATTGTACTACGAAAAAGCCGCCAAACATTATCAGTACGACGGTTATTCGGCTTTTAAATTAGCGGAATGTTATAACAAACTTTACGACTATCCGAAGGCAAGCGAATGGTACGGCAAAGCTTACGACCGCGAAGGCGCGAAGTTTCCGCAGGCTCTTTTGATGAAGGCTTCCATTCTGAAGATGGACGGCAAATACGAAGAGGCGAAAAAGACTTTAGAGCGTTTTGAGGTGGATTACAAACCCGAAAAACCAGAAGATACGATGTTGGTGCGCCGCGCCATTATTGAAGATGAGGGCGTGCAAATGGCTTTGGAAAAACCGCCAGCCGCGCAACTCACCGACTATGAGTTTAAGCCATTGAGTAACGTAATCAATAGTAAATATCCTGAATTTGCGGCGGTTATTTACGACGCAGACAGTACCATTGTGGTTACCTCGCACAATCCAGCCTCGCAAGGCCGCAACATAGATCCGCGTTTGGGAATGCCTTTTAGTGATAATATGCGTTATGAACTAAAGGGCGGCACTTGGCGCGAAATGAAGAAAAACGACAATTTTAACGTGATCAATACCATTATCAATGATGGGGCAGGGGTTTTTAACAAAGACCGCACGAAATATTATTACACCAGTTGTTTTGAAGGAAATGGCGAATGTATGATTTATGTTTCTTCGCTCGTAAAAGGAAAATGGCAAAAGCCTGTCAAACTCAATACCAATATTAACAAACCCAATTGCGAAAACAAGCACCCAGCTTTGTCGGCGACAGGCGACACGCTGTTTTTTGTCTCCACGCGCGAGGGAGGCTTGGGTATGAACGATATTTGGTACAGTACCAGCACAGGCGGTAACGATACTTGGACAGCTCCCGTAAACATGGGCGACAAGGTGAACACGCCTTTTGAGGAGATGTCTCCGTTTTATTTCAGCGACAAAAACGCACTGTTTTTCTCTTCTCGCGGCTTTAAGGGTTTAGGCGGCTTGGATATTTATATGTACGCCATGGACGGCACAAACAAGCTGATTAATTTGGGCAAGCCGTTCAACTCGCCACGCGATGATTTTTACTTTGTAATGGGCGGAAAATATGGCTATATGTCTTCTAACCGCACGGGCGACGGCTCTAACTACGACATTTATACGTTCCGCACCGACAACAAACGTGAGCTTTTGGCTTCTTTGGAGCAAGAAGGCCTGACCGATGTAGTTGTAACAGCTTCTGCAAGCAAAAAACGATATTCAGACGACGATCTCGCCTTGCAAAGCAGTCAAGCCTTTCAGCAACTGACCCCAGAACAACAAAGCCAAATTTTGCGGTTTATGGCGGCCAAAGTGGCTGCTACTAACTACGCGGGTGATGCGGCAGGCTTGGAAGAAAAGGATAAATTTTTCTATGAAAAACTTCCTGCTGAAGAAAAAGCGCGTTTAGACCGCTACGGGTTGTATAAAGTGGTACAAAGCTATTATGCCGCTGACCCTGACCTAAAAGCAAAGGACGAAGAGTATTTGACCAGCCTGCCTTTAGAAGACCAAGCGCGTTTGGAACGCTTGATTATGTCGCAGATTGCCAAGTTATTAGAAGAAAAAGATCAACCTCTCAAAGCCAAAGACCGTTTGTTTTTGGAGAAGCAATCTATTGAAGCGAAAAATGCCATTGACCGCATGACACGCTACCGCAATTTCCGTAACATTTACATACACGACCCATCGTTGCAGGCCGAAGACGAGGCATTTTACAAAAACTTGCCCGCAGATGTTCGCAATGCGGTGGATCGAATGGCCAAATCTCGCAACGGCGATAAAATCTACGCGCTTACGCCTGCTCTCAAAGAGCAAGACGACCGTTTTTATAGCAATTTGACTTTAGAGGAAAGAAATAAAATAGACCGTATTATTGCCTTCAAGCTCATGGAAGAGGCCTACGCCAAAGACCCAACCTTGAAGCTAAAAGACAAGTTGTATTATGATAAACTTTCGCCCGAAGAACGCGCCAGCGTGGATAGAATCATTGCGGCTCGTATCTCAAATGTGCAGTATCAGAAAGACGTAAATTTGAGAGAGAAGGAAAAAGATTATTACACAAAATTGCCGCAAAGTGAAAAGAACCGCATCGAACGCATGGCCGCTATGCGTCTGATGACGTTGGTGTACGACGATGGTACAATTAATTTACTTAATGCTGATTTGCTTCATTATCAAGAGCTTCCGACCGAACAACGTTTGGCTGTGGAGCGTTGGGCGGCAGCACGTGCAGGCAAATATTTCTATGGAGATAATGATGCTTTGCTCAAAGAAGATGAGTTGGTATATCAGAATTTGCCACCGAATATACGCGAGTTGGTGGACAAGCTTATCGAAAGTCGTTTGGCGGGCAAATACAAAAATGAAGACACCAAAATTAAGGCGAAAGACCGCGTAACTTATCGCAAAATGGCTCCCGAAGAACGCGACCAAGTGGCGCGTATCGTGGACGCAATGGCCAAACGTAATGCCCACGACGATGATTTGAAGTTAAAAGAAAAAGATAATTTCTATTATCAAAACCTTGATGCTGAGGCAAAAGAAGAGCTGGAAAGAAGCGTAGCCAATCGTTTGGCCAATATGCGAGCCGCCGATGATTTGCAACTCAAAGAGAAAAACGATTTTAATTATCGCGGACTTTCTGCCGAAGAAAAAGCACGCATAGACCGCATCATTGAGGCGCGTTTGGGGCATGGCGTGTATGGCAATGATGAGTTGCTTAAAAAAGAAGATGATTTGTATTACAAAAACTTGCCTTACAGCAGCAAAACGGCCATTAACAAAATGATTGCGCATCGCAGGTCGGGCAAGAAAACGGTGGTGGATGATTTGGCACTTTCCGAGAAAGACAAGTTTTATTATCAGCAACTCGAAGCCGAAGACCGCAAACGCATAGACCGCATCATTGAGTCTTTGTTGGGACACAATGTCTATAGCCGCGACCCTGCGCTGAAAGAAGAAGACGAGCAGTTTTACAAAAATCTTTCTCCCGAACAGAAAGCAAGTATAGATGCGATTGTAGCGGCTCGCCGCAAGGCTACGGCCAAGAAAGGCGAAGACCTCACGGCTGGTTTGCTCGAAAAAGACAAAAATTATTATTACTCGCTTTCGCCAGAGGAAAAGGAACGACTTAACCGCATGGTGCAGGAGCGTTTGGGCAAAGATGTTTATGAAGGCGATAAAGCACATTTCAAGAAAGGCGATGATTTGTATTATAAAAACCTGACACCAGAAGCCAAAGCTGCTATGGACAACATCATCAATACCCGCACAGCGACCAAATTGGTATTGAGCGATGGCGAGTTACGGGCTGGTCACTATCACGGCGAACCCGCCATGATGGGACGCGTGTTTTTTGATGCCAACCAAACCAATATTCGGGTAGATGGTTACAAATTCTTAGATCATTTGGCCACGCACCTAAAGCAGCACCCCGAAAAACGTCTGTATATTTTGGCGCATAGTGATAGTTTCGGTAACGACGATTACAACTTGGAACTTTCCAAAAAACGTGCGAAAAACGCCAAAGAATACCTCACCAAACGCGGTGTAAAAACCACGATCGTGATGCCCGAAGGTAAAGGGGAAGCCTTCCCGCTCATGCCAAATACGACGGCTTACGGGCGTAAAATGAACCGCCGCGCGGAGTTTTATGTAGTGGATAAGTAG
- a CDS encoding RMD1 family protein gives MKIEAYLVAEQINIRKFKADFTAKPFSNSSFELYYVQEHGKYVHVFNYGTVVFVNYNDIEKSDFLKFLRSYTEKPVETEFKEDLIIEITPEAKPTFGYSSLRLPSVDENIVRIIMLNIAQSVAMDFYETLGNQILESTKKFTEDLEQHGRIKISQKNLIKFIGKTLNIKNSIFDNLYIFNSPDLTWENEYLEKVDNNLKEMFDIKTRFRELDYELKIVEDNLRLFTELSQNRESSRLEWIVILLILIEVIDLIISKLL, from the coding sequence ATGAAAATAGAAGCATATTTAGTTGCCGAGCAGATTAACATACGAAAATTTAAGGCAGATTTTACGGCAAAGCCTTTCTCAAATAGTAGCTTTGAGCTTTATTATGTACAAGAACATGGCAAATATGTACACGTGTTCAATTACGGAACGGTCGTTTTTGTGAACTATAACGACATAGAAAAAAGTGATTTTTTGAAGTTTCTGCGTTCCTACACCGAAAAGCCCGTGGAAACCGAATTTAAGGAAGATTTAATCATAGAAATTACACCAGAAGCAAAGCCTACGTTTGGGTACAGTTCTTTGCGACTTCCGTCGGTGGACGAAAATATCGTGCGTATCATTATGCTCAATATTGCGCAGTCGGTGGCGATGGACTTTTACGAAACTTTAGGAAACCAAATCTTAGAAAGTACCAAGAAGTTTACGGAAGATTTGGAACAACATGGTCGTATTAAAATTTCTCAAAAAAATCTAATAAAATTTATTGGTAAAACGCTCAATATCAAGAATAGTATCTTTGATAATTTATATATTTTTAACTCGCCAGACTTGACTTGGGAAAACGAATATTTGGAAAAAGTAGATAACAATCTCAAAGAAATGTTTGATATTAAAACGCGTTTTCGGGAGCTGGATTATGAGCTAAAAATCGTGGAAGATAACCTACGTTTGTTTACCGAACTTTCACAAAATCGGGAAAGTTCGCGACTAGAATGGATTGTTATTTTATTGATTCTGATTGAAGTAATAGACTTGATTATCAGTAAATTACTGTAA
- a CDS encoding Ig-like domain-containing protein, translated as MQKYYYLLSLFLWGMIGAASAQVGYRLEMRPKVSQNADTLFVDVFSLRTTATTFTFGNSNFLININPAQLDTARSVGGMGISVQGRWSNNTAQGGDATQYLPMLLGRSPQANFVNLQIRQRTGTGLSGIEVPTDSALIARIFFKIKDCKATAALQWRVGQQGVGAINNFQNQSIYSGATFINPAPTLLHRAATVPNVTFSVTQSSVAFAWQNQQNILLYQMNVNGGGWQNVTPSALDTAYNVTGLSGGQTITFQARAIVPCDTVTSSLVSATTTAGCTTLPPAPTGINNTVCGSGTVVLTVASAATEYRWYTAGGTLIAGATGATYTTPLLTTTTSYLVSAVVGGCESSDRTMVTAFVSPIPAVPTALTGSTNVCVGSSQTYTVTTPTLGASYEWKVENGTVLSGGINSVDVLWPATVGTGIISVKEISSVGCKSVDSLVTNVTISQGMTLAANIPDSVVVGQTIQLSVTAPDADEYSWYFTDDETRNTGTVITHTFNQEGGFSITLKGKKLGGCEDSLRKNILVKRVQVIYVPNAFSPKANSQENKTLKVYAYGVSNTNFLFEVYNRWGEMVYKTANFDEINQSGWNGGDQELGVYTYILKGLFSNGQVIDQTGTITLIR; from the coding sequence ATGCAAAAATACTATTACTTACTGAGTTTGTTTTTGTGGGGAATGATCGGTGCGGCATCAGCGCAAGTAGGTTATCGGTTAGAAATGAGACCAAAGGTTTCGCAAAATGCTGATACACTGTTTGTTGATGTGTTTTCATTGCGCACAACTGCAACTACTTTTACATTCGGAAACTCTAACTTTTTGATCAATATAAATCCTGCTCAACTCGATACGGCGCGTAGCGTGGGAGGGATGGGCATTAGTGTACAAGGTCGTTGGAGTAATAACACTGCACAAGGGGGCGATGCTACACAATATTTGCCGATGCTTTTGGGGCGTAGTCCGCAAGCCAATTTTGTAAACTTACAGATTCGCCAACGCACTGGCACTGGTCTTTCGGGCATCGAAGTTCCCACAGATTCGGCATTGATTGCCCGTATTTTTTTCAAAATCAAGGATTGTAAGGCTACTGCCGCGCTGCAATGGCGCGTAGGCCAACAAGGCGTGGGGGCTATCAACAATTTTCAAAATCAAAGTATTTATTCGGGAGCAACTTTTATAAACCCTGCACCAACCTTGCTGCATCGTGCGGCGACTGTTCCGAATGTTACTTTTTCAGTTACGCAATCGTCGGTGGCTTTTGCTTGGCAAAACCAACAAAATATTTTGCTTTACCAAATGAATGTAAACGGTGGCGGTTGGCAAAATGTAACGCCTTCTGCTTTGGATACGGCTTATAATGTTACGGGGTTATCTGGTGGTCAAACAATTACGTTTCAGGCGCGGGCCATCGTCCCTTGCGATACGGTTACCTCGTCATTGGTAAGTGCTACTACTACGGCAGGTTGTACGACATTACCGCCAGCTCCGACGGGTATTAATAACACGGTTTGTGGTTCGGGGACTGTCGTCCTGACAGTGGCCAGTGCAGCCACAGAATATCGTTGGTACACCGCAGGCGGTACGCTGATTGCAGGTGCGACAGGCGCGACTTACACTACGCCATTACTCACCACAACTACCAGTTATTTGGTTTCTGCGGTGGTTGGCGGATGCGAAAGTTCCGACCGCACGATGGTAACGGCTTTTGTCTCGCCGATTCCTGCTGTACCTACCGCCCTGACTGGTTCGACAAATGTCTGTGTGGGCAGTAGCCAAACCTATACTGTTACTACGCCGACGCTGGGAGCAAGCTATGAATGGAAAGTAGAAAATGGCACAGTGCTATCTGGAGGCATTAATTCAGTAGATGTACTTTGGCCTGCAACGGTTGGGACGGGAATTATTTCAGTAAAAGAAATATCAAGTGTTGGTTGTAAGTCAGTGGATAGCTTGGTAACGAACGTTACAATTTCGCAAGGCATGACTTTGGCTGCCAATATTCCTGATTCGGTGGTAGTGGGTCAAACGATTCAACTTTCGGTAACAGCACCTGATGCCGATGAATATTCTTGGTATTTTACAGATGACGAAACGCGTAATACAGGTACTGTTATTACACATACCTTCAACCAAGAAGGCGGCTTTTCTATTACCCTGAAAGGCAAGAAATTAGGAGGATGCGAAGATTCTTTGCGCAAAAATATTTTGGTCAAACGCGTACAAGTTATTTATGTACCAAATGCTTTTTCTCCCAAAGCCAACAGCCAAGAAAACAAAACCTTGAAAGTTTACGCGTATGGCGTGAGCAATACTAACTTTTTATTTGAGGTATATAATCGTTGGGGGGAAATGGTTTATAAAACAGCCAATTTTGACGAAATAAATCAAAGCGGTTGGAACGGTGGCGACCAAGAATTGGGCGTTTACACCTACATTTTGAAAGGACTTTTTAGTAATGGGCAAGTAATTGACCAAACAGGAACTATCACGCTTATCCGATAA
- a CDS encoding PorP/SprF family type IX secretion system membrane protein yields the protein MKLTITKRFFRIVSCAVAAALLWTQSPLQAQDLHFSQYNTVPLYTNPALAGHEQDLTFSGNYRTQWKSVNSAFTTLQLTAIYPLYWKGKRDGHYGGIGASVFSDVAGQYKNFKTTAFNVSAAYNLNLSEDKYHRLSYGLQVGFIQKAINFDNLRWGESYNAFMGYDPSIPVSEDQYQDTKIYPDVTAGAVWFYNPMRNYLLKGFSANSGISVAHINMPNQSPVDGVKDKLPILFKYHGGLEWSIYKNTVFSPNVLLMKQGVDQQINVGGYFGYMLWNRYKNLSNNKIRTSIHVGVWYRVEDSFIYSINIRNNHFNFGFSYDMNRSNLYRNAGTTGAYEVSLAIKKYDPKKRKRKRFSSPLY from the coding sequence ATGAAATTAACCATTACCAAACGATTTTTTAGGATAGTCAGTTGTGCGGTGGCAGCGGCTTTGCTATGGACACAAAGTCCTTTGCAGGCACAAGATTTACATTTTTCGCAATACAATACCGTACCACTTTATACCAATCCTGCGTTGGCAGGCCATGAACAAGACCTTACTTTTTCGGGTAATTACCGCACGCAGTGGAAAAGCGTCAATTCCGCGTTCACTACCTTGCAACTTACGGCCATTTATCCGCTGTACTGGAAAGGCAAACGTGATGGACACTACGGCGGCATCGGGGCGAGTGTGTTTAGTGATGTGGCTGGCCAATACAAAAATTTTAAAACTACTGCATTCAACGTTTCGGCGGCTTATAATCTGAATCTTTCCGAAGATAAATATCACAGGCTTTCGTATGGGCTGCAAGTGGGTTTTATTCAAAAAGCCATCAATTTTGACAATCTGCGTTGGGGCGAAAGTTACAATGCTTTTATGGGTTACGACCCTTCCATTCCTGTTTCGGAAGATCAGTACCAAGACACCAAAATTTATCCTGACGTAACGGCGGGGGCGGTGTGGTTTTATAACCCCATGCGTAATTATTTGCTCAAAGGTTTTAGTGCCAATTCGGGCATTTCTGTCGCGCATATCAACATGCCAAATCAGTCTCCTGTAGATGGCGTGAAAGACAAATTACCGATTTTGTTCAAATATCATGGCGGTTTGGAATGGAGTATTTACAAAAATACGGTGTTTTCTCCCAACGTCCTTTTGATGAAACAAGGCGTTGACCAACAGATAAATGTGGGCGGATATTTTGGTTATATGCTTTGGAACAGATATAAAAATTTGAGCAATAACAAAATCAGAACCTCCATACACGTGGGCGTTTGGTATCGTGTGGAAGACTCCTTTATTTATTCCATCAATATCCGTAACAATCATTTTAATTTTGGTTTTAGCTACGATATGAACCGCTCTAACCTGTATCGCAATGCAGGTACGACGGGAGCTTACGAGGTTTCTTTGGCCATTAAAAAATACGATCCCAAGAAACGAAAGCGTAAACGTTTCTCATCTCCTTTGTACTAA